The following proteins are encoded in a genomic region of Candidatus Methylospira mobilis:
- the fba gene encoding class II fructose-bisphosphate aldolase (catalyzes the reversible aldol condensation of dihydroxyacetonephosphate and glyceraldehyde 3-phosphate in the Calvin cycle, glycolysis, and/or gluconeogenesis), producing the protein MALITLRQLLDHAAEHGYGVPAFNVSNMEQIRAIMEAAAMVDSPVILQGSAGARAYAGEAFLRHLVLAALESYPHIPVCMHQDHGASPAVCARAIQSGFSSVMMDGSLLEDMKTPAGYDYNVETTRKVVEIAHACGVSVEGELGCLGSLETGRMGEEDGHGAEGTLEHSQLLTDPEQAADFVNKTGVDALAIAIGTSHGAYKFMQKPTGQVLRIDRVKEIHQRLPNVHLVMHGSSSVPQDWLEIINRYGGEIPQTYGVPTLEIVEGIRNGVRKVNIDTDLRLAATGATRKHLAENLSNFDPRKFYKEAQIAMTSLCRERYEAFGAAGQAARIHPIGFEAMSRRYASGDLKPVVQ; encoded by the coding sequence ATGGCTTTGATAACACTGCGTCAACTACTCGATCATGCGGCAGAGCATGGCTACGGCGTGCCGGCGTTTAATGTCAGTAATATGGAGCAGATCAGAGCCATCATGGAGGCTGCCGCCATGGTCGATTCGCCGGTGATACTGCAAGGCTCCGCCGGCGCGCGCGCCTATGCGGGCGAGGCTTTTCTGCGTCATCTGGTATTGGCGGCACTGGAAAGTTATCCGCATATACCGGTTTGCATGCATCAGGACCATGGCGCGTCGCCGGCGGTGTGCGCGCGCGCGATTCAGTCCGGCTTCAGTTCTGTGATGATGGACGGCTCGTTGCTGGAAGATATGAAAACGCCTGCCGGCTACGATTACAATGTCGAAACAACCCGCAAAGTGGTGGAAATCGCACATGCCTGCGGCGTGTCCGTAGAGGGGGAGCTGGGATGTCTGGGGTCGCTGGAGACCGGCAGAATGGGCGAAGAGGACGGTCATGGCGCAGAAGGAACGCTCGAACATTCCCAGTTGCTGACAGATCCGGAACAAGCGGCCGATTTTGTCAATAAAACCGGTGTAGACGCGCTGGCCATCGCTATCGGCACCAGCCATGGCGCGTACAAATTCATGCAGAAACCGACAGGGCAGGTTTTACGCATTGATCGCGTCAAGGAAATACACCAACGGTTGCCGAACGTGCATCTGGTCATGCATGGCTCGTCTTCGGTACCGCAGGATTGGCTGGAAATCATCAACCGCTACGGCGGTGAAATACCGCAGACCTATGGCGTGCCCACGTTGGAAATTGTGGAAGGCATCCGTAATGGTGTACGCAAGGTGAACATCGATACCGATTTGCGTCTGGCCGCTACCGGCGCAACTCGCAAACATTTGGCGGAAAACCTTTCAAACTTCGATCCGCGCAAGTTTTATAAAGAGGCGCAGATAGCGATGACTTCGCTGTGCCGTGAACGCTACGAAGCTTTCGGCGCAGCCGGGCAGGCTGCGCGCATACATCCGATTGGTTTCGAAGCGATGTCCAGGCGTTATGCTTCCGGCGATCTGAAGCCGGTTGTGCAGTAA
- a CDS encoding HAD-IA family hydrolase → MRLQALIFDVDGTLADTERYGHRVAFNRAFADAGLNWLWDEKLYGELLSVTGGKERMRHFIEQYHPALPDGAAGDIEGFVAGLQASKTRHFITLVRRGEIAPRPGVLRLLREAHSCGLRLAIATTSTYENVEALLLSFGTDVLGWFEVIGAGDMVPVKKPAPDIYLYVLEKLGLDAAECLAIEDSDNGFRAARRAAIPVAVTLNDYTAHQRFDGALAVVDHLGEPGLPLACLAGRLEPDCRLLDVVALKRLHATEP, encoded by the coding sequence ATGAGGCTGCAGGCGCTGATTTTCGATGTAGACGGCACCCTGGCCGATACCGAACGGTACGGGCACCGTGTAGCCTTCAACCGCGCGTTTGCCGATGCAGGTCTGAATTGGCTCTGGGATGAAAAGTTGTACGGCGAACTGTTGTCGGTTACCGGCGGCAAGGAGCGCATGCGCCACTTTATCGAGCAATATCATCCCGCGCTGCCGGATGGCGCAGCCGGCGATATCGAAGGATTTGTCGCGGGCTTGCAAGCGTCGAAAACCCGGCATTTCATAACGCTGGTGCGGCGCGGTGAAATAGCGCCGAGACCGGGAGTGCTGCGATTGTTGCGCGAAGCGCATAGCTGCGGTCTGCGTTTGGCGATTGCGACGACATCGACCTATGAAAATGTCGAAGCGCTGCTCCTGTCGTTCGGCACGGACGTGCTCGGATGGTTCGAAGTAATCGGTGCTGGGGATATGGTTCCGGTAAAAAAGCCGGCTCCTGATATTTATCTGTACGTGCTGGAAAAACTTGGTCTGGATGCAGCGGAATGTCTGGCGATAGAGGATTCGGATAACGGATTCCGCGCCGCGCGCCGCGCCGCCATTCCTGTTGCCGTTACGCTGAACGATTATACTGCGCATCAGCGTTTTGACGGCGCGCTCGCCGTGGTCGATCACCTCGGAGAACCCGGGTTACCGTTAGCCTGTCTGGCTGGGCGGCTGGAGCCGGATTGCCGCTTGCTGGACGTCGTTGCGTTAAAGCGTTTGCACGCGACCGAGCCATAG
- a CDS encoding phosphoribulokinase gives MSKKYPVVAVTGSSGAGTTTVKKAFEHLFFRLELQALVIEGDSYHRFDRKEMARRVDEAQKGGQHFSHFSLEANILDELQNTFRQYGETGAARRRYYVHSAEEGEELGGYEAGTFTPWEDAPADTDLLFYEGLHGGVKSGDLDIPKYTDLLVGVVPIVNLEWIQKIHRDTAQRGYKPQDVTDTILRRMDDYVKVITPQFSQTDINFQRVPLVDTSNPFIARDIPSQDESLVIVRFKEPNKFKVDFPYLLAMLHDSFMSRHNSIVIPGGKMGLAMEIIFRPIIERLMAGRDKARCDSAY, from the coding sequence ATGTCGAAAAAGTATCCTGTCGTTGCTGTTACCGGTTCATCCGGTGCGGGTACTACTACAGTAAAAAAAGCATTCGAACACTTGTTTTTCCGGCTCGAGTTGCAGGCGCTGGTGATCGAAGGCGACAGCTATCATCGCTTTGACCGCAAGGAAATGGCGCGGCGCGTTGATGAGGCTCAAAAAGGAGGGCAGCATTTCAGCCATTTTTCCCTGGAAGCCAACATTCTTGACGAATTGCAGAATACTTTCCGTCAGTATGGCGAAACCGGCGCCGCGCGGCGCCGTTATTATGTCCATAGCGCTGAAGAGGGCGAAGAACTGGGCGGGTATGAAGCCGGGACTTTTACGCCCTGGGAAGACGCGCCTGCCGACACTGACCTGTTGTTCTACGAGGGTTTGCATGGCGGCGTAAAGTCCGGCGATCTGGATATTCCGAAATACACCGATTTGCTGGTCGGCGTAGTGCCGATCGTTAATCTGGAATGGATACAGAAAATACACCGCGATACCGCTCAGCGCGGATATAAGCCGCAGGATGTAACCGATACCATCCTGCGCCGCATGGATGACTACGTGAAGGTCATTACGCCGCAGTTTTCCCAGACGGATATCAATTTTCAACGCGTGCCGTTGGTGGATACGTCGAATCCGTTCATCGCGCGCGATATCCCTTCTCAGGATGAAAGTCTGGTAATCGTCCGCTTCAAGGAGCCGAACAAATTCAAGGTGGATTTCCCGTACTTGCTTGCGATGCTGCACGACTCGTTTATGTCGCGACATAACTCGATAGTTATTCCGGGCGGCAAGATGGGGCTGGCTATGGAAATCATCTTTCGGCCCATTATAGAGCGCTTGATGGCGGGGCGAGACAAGGCACGCTGTGATTCGGCGTATTAA
- the rpiA gene encoding ribose-5-phosphate isomerase RpiA, with protein MTQDELKKKAAEAALEYLKDVTILGVGTGSTVNCFIDLLAGHKGDIEAAVSSSEATAARLKAIGIPSIDLNSAGDLDLYVDGADEINEHLQMIKGGGGALTREKIIAAASRKFVCIVDESKFVPVLGNFPLPIEVIPMARSYVAREMVKLGGQPQWREGFISDNGNPILDVYNLEITNPPELERRINDIVGVVTVGIFAMRPADIAILASADGIKTLK; from the coding sequence ATGACACAAGATGAATTGAAGAAAAAGGCTGCCGAAGCGGCCCTCGAATATCTTAAAGACGTTACCATTCTGGGAGTGGGAACGGGATCTACGGTCAACTGTTTTATCGATCTGCTTGCCGGTCACAAGGGGGATATCGAAGCGGCGGTTTCAAGTTCGGAAGCGACTGCCGCGCGTTTGAAAGCAATCGGCATACCGTCGATAGACCTGAACTCCGCGGGCGATCTGGATTTATACGTGGACGGCGCGGATGAAATCAACGAGCATCTGCAGATGATCAAAGGCGGCGGCGGCGCGCTGACCCGCGAAAAAATCATTGCTGCCGCCAGCCGTAAATTTGTATGCATCGTGGATGAAAGCAAATTTGTGCCGGTGCTGGGCAATTTCCCGTTGCCGATAGAGGTGATACCGATGGCGCGCAGCTATGTCGCGCGCGAAATGGTCAAGCTGGGCGGCCAGCCGCAATGGCGCGAGGGTTTCATAAGCGATAACGGCAACCCCATACTGGATGTATATAATCTGGAAATTACCAATCCACCGGAACTGGAACGGCGGATCAACGACATCGTCGGCGTTGTTACGGTCGGGATTTTTGCGATGCGTCCGGCCGATATCGCGATACTGGCCTCAGCTGATGGCATCAAAACCCTGAAATAA
- a CDS encoding transaldolase: MSKNLLEQLREVTVVVADTGDIQAIEKFTPRDATTNPSLITAAAQMPQYQGIVDDTLKGARATLGNDASASQVASLAFDRLAVSFGLKILEIIPGRVSTEVDARLSFDIDATIAKGRDLIAQYEAAGVSKERILIKVAATWEGIRAAAVLEKEGIHCNLTLLFGIHQAIACAENGITLISPFVGRILDWYKKDTGRDSYEPAEDPGVLSVTNIYNYYKKFGYKTEVMGASFRNIGEITELAGCDLLTIAPSLLAELQATEADLPRKLDPAKAAGITDIAKISVDKETFDRMHAEDRMANEKLAEGIDGFTKALEKLEVLLTERLASLEG; encoded by the coding sequence ATGTCCAAAAATTTACTCGAGCAGCTTCGTGAAGTGACGGTGGTTGTCGCTGACACGGGCGATATTCAGGCCATCGAAAAGTTTACACCGCGCGACGCGACGACCAATCCGTCGCTGATTACCGCTGCCGCTCAGATGCCGCAATATCAGGGTATTGTCGACGACACGCTGAAAGGCGCGCGCGCAACCTTGGGAAATGACGCGTCGGCTTCTCAGGTAGCCTCATTGGCTTTTGACCGTCTGGCCGTTTCTTTCGGTCTGAAAATCCTCGAGATTATTCCGGGCCGGGTTTCGACCGAAGTTGACGCGCGTCTGTCCTTCGACATCGACGCGACCATAGCCAAGGGACGCGACCTGATTGCACAATACGAAGCTGCCGGCGTATCCAAAGAGCGCATTTTGATCAAGGTTGCCGCAACCTGGGAAGGCATACGGGCCGCCGCCGTGCTGGAAAAGGAAGGCATACATTGCAACCTGACCCTGCTGTTCGGCATTCATCAGGCCATCGCCTGCGCTGAAAACGGCATTACGCTGATTTCTCCGTTTGTCGGCCGAATTCTTGACTGGTACAAGAAAGACACCGGCCGCGATTCGTATGAGCCGGCGGAAGATCCGGGCGTGCTGTCGGTTACCAATATTTACAATTATTACAAGAAGTTCGGTTACAAAACCGAAGTGATGGGCGCCAGCTTCCGCAATATCGGCGAAATAACCGAACTGGCCGGCTGCGACCTGTTGACCATCGCGCCTTCCCTGCTTGCTGAACTGCAGGCTACGGAAGCCGACTTGCCGCGCAAACTGGATCCCGCCAAAGCCGCCGGGATCACCGATATCGCCAAAATCAGCGTGGACAAGGAGACGTTCGATCGTATGCACGCCGAAGATCGCATGGCGAATGAGAAGCTTGCAGAAGGCATAGACGGGTTTACCAAGGCGCTGGAAAAATTGGAAGTCCTGCTGACAGAGCGTCTGGCAAGCCTGGAAGGCTGA
- the hxlA gene encoding 3-hexulose-6-phosphate synthase, which translates to MARPLIQLALDSLDKEQTLKLAKLAAPYVDIIELGTPCIKYNGLEIVKAVRSQHRDKLVFADLKTMDAGYYEAEPFFKAGADITTVLGTADFGTIKGVIDVANKYGKQAQVDLINVEDKAHVAKEAARLGAHIIGIHTGIDQQLAGKTPFADLQALLSLGLKVKVSVAGGINQSTVEQVAATKPSIIVIGGAITGAKSPAEAARQISVLVEAVAIRAGA; encoded by the coding sequence ATGGCAAGACCATTAATTCAATTGGCACTCGACTCCCTGGATAAAGAACAGACTTTGAAGCTCGCCAAGCTTGCGGCGCCTTATGTCGATATCATTGAGCTGGGAACCCCATGCATCAAATACAACGGTCTGGAAATCGTCAAAGCCGTTAGAAGCCAGCATCGCGACAAACTGGTCTTTGCCGACCTTAAAACCATGGATGCCGGCTACTACGAAGCAGAGCCATTCTTCAAGGCCGGCGCCGATATCACTACCGTTCTGGGAACGGCGGATTTCGGCACGATCAAAGGCGTTATCGACGTTGCCAACAAGTACGGCAAGCAAGCGCAGGTCGATCTGATCAATGTAGAAGACAAGGCTCACGTAGCCAAGGAAGCCGCCAGACTGGGCGCGCATATCATCGGCATCCATACCGGTATCGACCAGCAGTTGGCCGGCAAAACCCCGTTTGCCGACCTGCAGGCTTTGCTGTCTCTGGGCCTGAAAGTCAAGGTATCGGTTGCAGGCGGCATTAACCAGTCTACGGTTGAGCAGGTAGCGGCTACCAAACCTTCCATCATCGTAATCGGTGGTGCTATCACCGGGGCGAAGTCTCCAGCCGAAGCCGCGCGTCAGATCAGCGTGCTGGTCGAAGCGGTTGCAATCCGCGCAGGGGCTTAA
- the hxlB gene encoding 6-phospho-3-hexuloisomerase, producing MHQQLIFDKISGILKATDDSYDKSLTALLDGAKRIFVAGAGRSGLVARFFAMRLMHGGYEVFVVGEIVTPSIRQGDLLLVISGSGETETMIAFAKRAKELGADLALISTKSSSTLGDMSKVVFQIGTPELYGKVVGMPMGTTFELSTLVFLEATISHVIHEKGIPEEEMRTRHANLE from the coding sequence ATGCATCAGCAGCTTATCTTCGACAAGATTTCGGGGATATTGAAGGCGACCGACGATAGCTATGATAAGTCTTTGACCGCCCTGCTGGACGGCGCAAAACGTATTTTTGTTGCCGGTGCCGGGCGTTCGGGCCTTGTTGCAAGATTTTTTGCAATGAGACTGATGCATGGCGGCTATGAGGTCTTTGTCGTTGGTGAAATCGTAACTCCGAGCATACGTCAGGGTGATCTTTTGCTGGTAATTTCCGGTTCCGGTGAAACGGAAACGATGATCGCCTTTGCCAAGCGTGCGAAAGAGCTGGGCGCTGACCTTGCATTGATCTCTACCAAGAGTTCATCGACCTTGGGGGATATGTCCAAAGTGGTATTCCAGATTGGAACACCGGAACTATACGGCAAGGTAGTCGGCATGCCGATGGGCACGACGTTCGAGTTGTCGACTCTGGTTTTCCTGGAGGCGACCATTTCGCATGTGATCCATGAGAAGGGCATCCCCGAAGAGGAAATGAGAACACGTCACGCCAACCTTGAATAA
- the hxlA gene encoding 3-hexulose-6-phosphate synthase: MAKPLIQLALDSLDYEQTVALAEKAAPYVDIIEIGTPCLKVNGLRLVKHLKGQFHNKRIFADLKTMDAGAYEAKPFFQAGADITTVLGTADLSTIKGVVEAANAYGREAQVDLINVADKPKRAREAVEAGAHIIGIHTGIDQQLAGQTPFADLQTLLNLHLNAKISVAGGINLATVQQVAKAGPSIIVIGGAITGAACPETAARQIRKLVDEASA, encoded by the coding sequence ATGGCAAAACCATTAATTCAGCTGGCTCTTGATTCTCTGGATTACGAACAGACCGTAGCGCTGGCCGAGAAAGCGGCTCCTTACGTCGACATTATTGAAATTGGAACGCCTTGCCTCAAGGTCAACGGTCTGCGTCTGGTCAAACACCTGAAAGGCCAGTTTCACAACAAGCGTATATTCGCCGATCTGAAGACCATGGACGCCGGCGCATATGAAGCAAAGCCTTTTTTTCAGGCCGGCGCCGATATCACCACGGTATTGGGTACTGCCGATCTGAGCACCATCAAAGGCGTAGTAGAGGCCGCCAATGCTTATGGCAGAGAGGCGCAGGTCGATTTGATCAACGTCGCCGATAAGCCGAAGCGTGCGCGTGAAGCGGTAGAAGCCGGTGCGCACATTATTGGTATACACACCGGTATCGATCAGCAGCTCGCCGGTCAGACGCCCTTTGCCGATTTGCAGACTCTGCTTAACCTGCATCTGAACGCTAAAATCTCAGTTGCCGGCGGCATTAATCTGGCGACGGTACAGCAGGTTGCCAAAGCCGGCCCATCCATCATCGTTATCGGCGGCGCGATAACCGGCGCGGCATGTCCTGAAACTGCAGCGCGTCAGATCCGCAAGCTGGTGGACGAAGCTTCGGCCTGA
- a CDS encoding HAD-IA family hydrolase yields the protein MKTPFDAVIFDSDGTLVDSESLGNQILVDYVAELGLSMSLEEAITQFRGGKMADTLLYIEQRLGKRLPGNFVVELRARMVTVFNESLKPMPGVKAVLQGLQLPFCVASSGPREKIELSLRATGLLPYFRGRIFSAYELGRWKPEPDIFLHAAKAMAAAPERCAVVEDSVKGVKAGIAAGMTVFGYAPLANNARLEGLGVRLFTHMDELLPLLQYEE from the coding sequence ATGAAAACACCTTTCGATGCAGTCATTTTTGACAGCGATGGCACGCTGGTAGATAGCGAAAGTCTGGGTAATCAGATTCTTGTTGATTACGTTGCAGAACTCGGACTCTCCATGTCGCTGGAGGAAGCGATTACTCAATTTCGGGGCGGCAAAATGGCCGATACATTGCTATATATCGAACAACGTCTGGGCAAGCGCTTACCCGGCAACTTTGTCGTGGAGTTACGCGCACGCATGGTCACGGTATTTAATGAATCCCTGAAGCCGATGCCCGGCGTAAAGGCCGTGCTGCAAGGCTTACAATTGCCGTTTTGTGTGGCGTCCAGCGGCCCTCGCGAAAAAATTGAACTCAGTTTACGCGCAACCGGGCTGCTTCCCTATTTTCGAGGCCGGATATTCAGCGCCTACGAATTGGGTCGCTGGAAGCCTGAACCCGATATTTTTCTGCATGCCGCAAAAGCAATGGCGGCCGCTCCCGAACGCTGCGCAGTGGTGGAAGACAGCGTTAAGGGCGTTAAGGCCGGAATTGCCGCCGGGATGACAGTCTTCGGATACGCACCGCTTGCCAATAATGCGCGCCTTGAGGGGCTGGGCGTGAGATTGTTTACGCATATGGACGAATTATTACCGTTGCTGCAGTATGAAGAATAA
- a CDS encoding hybrid sensor histidine kinase/response regulator — translation MTLRSFLLLFLMSACSAFAAAAELRLSGNESVVSLTKYLESYEDLTATINIETVGGMGGFTPAPLRLLSPGFTASAIWLRLTVVNTTAAPLTRWIAIHSAQLQEVSLFFRQQGRWRRMDAGTTLPFSLRPIAALSAVFPLQLAAGESATVYLRIASSTTIAIDLELWEPLAFREAENFARLFDGFLIGCLILTAIYALLMFFTLRDRAFLPHALGILAFCLHDASSKGYGFMYFWPEATDWTTRSIALFGALGLCGMLLFVRELLLTRTRLPHWDHLLLSLLAAQSVSAAILLLCDNRTWSSLHIVLNFSIVIAIVITVLLAILRRFPASRFYLIAFVIVLIGSLARVLSLFGVIQSELIGNYATPLSVLISNTFLLAAVVDRIMLARKEKLAAQQALLDARAAHEAQLERAVDDRTADLNTALDEARSANQTKSRLLAYVSHDLRTPLATIINTVHRLNLHAGTETLRYQASIEQCAAHQLELIDDLVEYARGELDHLQLSPTPIYLHAWLDDIAQQAELLAEQYGNRFVLELGGMPPIVVLDPKRLRQVLLNLLSNAAKFTANGVIQLRVQAEFMPDNQVALSFVVDDSGPGIPQHDMERIFLPFERRDSDRQGSGLGLCIAQQIVKEMGDKLRVESTLGHGSRFTFRLVVNTAPESEVMQPASTSPTWDAFGAGKTLLVADDNEASRSHLQEILSTADFDVVFATDGEQALRLAIETHFDAILVDQMMPRIGGWELLLTLRRQYPNAIVILCSAIPPQRPAGFPRDIDFNAILLKPVFADQLLLAVRKLLDGISEPSARIPVLSFSIPDELLAPLRTLIAVGSITEIEAWAVRFETDHPEHTDFAFRVREAARRVDLHELAALLNAAALAIAQ, via the coding sequence ATGACATTACGCAGTTTCCTGTTGCTGTTTTTAATGTCGGCATGCTCCGCATTCGCCGCAGCGGCGGAATTACGCCTGTCCGGTAATGAAAGCGTGGTTTCGCTGACGAAATATCTGGAAAGTTATGAAGATTTAACCGCCACGATAAACATTGAAACAGTTGGTGGAATGGGCGGTTTTACGCCGGCGCCGCTGCGTCTGTTAAGTCCCGGCTTTACCGCATCCGCCATATGGCTCAGGCTGACTGTCGTCAATACTACCGCCGCGCCGCTCACTCGCTGGATCGCCATCCATTCGGCACAGTTGCAGGAAGTCAGTCTGTTTTTTCGGCAGCAGGGGCGCTGGCGCCGTATGGATGCCGGAACCACTTTGCCATTTTCGCTACGCCCGATAGCCGCGCTCAGCGCGGTGTTCCCTCTGCAACTGGCTGCGGGCGAATCCGCTACGGTGTATTTGCGCATTGCCAGTTCTACGACGATCGCCATAGACCTTGAACTATGGGAGCCGTTGGCATTCCGCGAAGCCGAAAATTTTGCCCGTTTATTCGACGGCTTTCTTATCGGCTGCCTGATACTCACCGCTATTTATGCCTTACTGATGTTCTTTACGCTCAGAGACCGCGCTTTTCTTCCGCATGCGCTGGGCATTCTGGCCTTTTGCCTGCACGATGCAAGCAGCAAGGGCTACGGCTTCATGTATTTTTGGCCCGAGGCGACCGACTGGACAACCCGCAGCATTGCCTTGTTCGGTGCGCTTGGTCTTTGCGGAATGCTTCTGTTTGTGCGCGAACTGCTGCTTACTCGCACCCGGCTTCCGCACTGGGATCATCTGCTGCTGTCATTGCTGGCCGCGCAATCAGTTTCCGCCGCCATCTTACTGTTATGTGACAATCGGACTTGGTCTTCACTCCATATCGTGTTGAATTTTTCCATTGTGATTGCAATTGTTATAACAGTGCTGCTGGCCATTCTGCGACGCTTTCCGGCTTCGCGCTTTTACCTGATTGCATTCGTCATTGTTCTAATCGGCTCTCTTGCGCGCGTCCTTTCTCTATTCGGCGTCATTCAGTCCGAGCTGATTGGCAATTATGCCACACCGCTTTCCGTGCTGATCAGCAACACTTTCCTGCTGGCTGCCGTCGTTGACCGCATTATGCTGGCGCGAAAGGAAAAGCTGGCTGCTCAGCAAGCCCTGCTCGATGCACGCGCAGCCCACGAAGCACAACTGGAGCGGGCTGTGGATGATCGCACCGCCGACCTCAACACGGCGCTCGACGAAGCCCGTAGCGCCAACCAGACCAAAAGCCGTTTGCTGGCTTACGTTAGTCACGATTTGCGGACGCCGTTGGCGACCATCATCAATACCGTCCATCGACTTAACCTGCACGCCGGCACCGAAACGCTTCGCTACCAGGCATCCATCGAACAATGCGCTGCGCATCAGCTCGAGTTGATAGACGATCTGGTGGAATACGCGCGCGGCGAACTGGATCATCTGCAGCTGTCGCCGACGCCAATCTATCTACACGCCTGGCTGGACGACATTGCGCAACAGGCCGAACTGCTGGCCGAACAGTACGGTAACCGTTTCGTACTGGAACTTGGCGGCATGCCGCCCATCGTTGTGCTCGACCCCAAGCGCCTGCGACAGGTACTGCTCAACCTGCTTTCCAATGCGGCGAAATTTACCGCCAACGGTGTTATCCAGCTGCGTGTGCAAGCCGAATTCATGCCGGACAATCAGGTGGCGTTATCTTTTGTTGTTGATGATTCCGGCCCCGGCATTCCGCAGCACGACATGGAGCGCATTTTCCTGCCCTTTGAACGGCGGGACTCCGATCGGCAAGGTTCGGGGCTCGGACTCTGTATCGCTCAGCAGATAGTCAAGGAAATGGGCGATAAACTGAGAGTTGAAAGTACGCTGGGTCATGGCAGCCGCTTTACCTTTCGCCTGGTGGTGAACACCGCTCCTGAATCCGAAGTTATGCAGCCGGCGTCAACTTCACCGACATGGGATGCTTTCGGCGCCGGCAAGACACTGCTGGTTGCCGATGATAATGAAGCGAGCCGGAGTCATCTGCAGGAAATCCTGTCGACGGCAGATTTCGATGTCGTTTTCGCCACGGACGGCGAACAAGCGTTGCGCCTGGCTATAGAAACTCATTTCGACGCCATTCTGGTCGACCAGATGATGCCCCGCATAGGCGGGTGGGAACTATTGCTGACGCTGCGCCGGCAGTATCCGAACGCTATCGTTATATTATGTAGCGCCATACCGCCCCAACGCCCGGCCGGCTTTCCCAGGGATATCGACTTTAACGCCATCCTGCTCAAGCCTGTTTTCGCAGATCAGCTTCTGCTTGCGGTGAGAAAACTGCTCGACGGCATATCGGAACCTTCTGCCAGGATTCCGGTATTATCGTTTTCCATCCCGGATGAACTGCTGGCGCCGCTGCGTACGTTGATTGCCGTTGGCAGCATAACCGAGATCGAAGCCTGGGCCGTAAGGTTTGAAACAGATCACCCTGAGCATACTGATTTCGCCTTCCGCGTTCGGGAAGCGGCACGGCGCGTTGATCTACACGAATTGGCAGCGTTGCTTAACGCAGCAGCTTTAGCAATCGCCCAATGA
- a CDS encoding response regulator has product MYPLSTIMLIDDSLDELRLLSDMLRHEHFRLMVATDGRQGYQRAIVAQPDLIVMDVAMPQMDGFTACRLLKTDPVTCHIPVIFLSAKNSAEERLQGLSIGGEDYISKPFLEAEVLMRIRIHLNRLRGCLSQPDAERAIKQLSPDEIIARAAANLIQDQLEALPTVAKIAHMVGTHEKKLGRIFHNQFGMTVSTFIREERISVACKLLTGTEMSVRKIAAQVGFENAGNFATAFRERMGMPPSDYREATRHFENEPLT; this is encoded by the coding sequence ATGTATCCACTATCCACCATCATGCTTATTGATGATTCTCTTGATGAATTGCGACTGCTGTCCGACATGCTGCGCCATGAACATTTCCGGCTGATGGTGGCAACCGATGGCCGCCAGGGTTATCAGCGGGCAATCGTTGCGCAACCCGACTTGATTGTGATGGATGTCGCCATGCCGCAGATGGATGGGTTTACTGCTTGCCGCTTGCTCAAGACGGATCCGGTTACATGCCACATTCCAGTCATTTTCCTCTCGGCTAAAAATTCCGCCGAAGAGCGTCTGCAAGGATTGAGTATCGGCGGGGAAGACTATATTTCCAAGCCTTTCCTGGAGGCTGAGGTGTTGATGCGAATTCGCATTCACCTGAACCGATTACGCGGATGTTTGAGTCAGCCTGACGCAGAACGCGCCATAAAGCAGCTCAGCCCTGACGAAATTATCGCCAGGGCTGCTGCGAATCTGATCCAGGATCAACTGGAAGCGTTGCCGACGGTTGCGAAAATTGCTCACATGGTAGGCACTCATGAAAAAAAATTGGGGCGGATATTCCACAATCAATTCGGCATGACAGTTTCCACCTTTATCAGGGAAGAGCGCATCAGTGTCGCCTGCAAGCTTCTGACAGGTACGGAAATGAGCGTTCGTAAAATTGCCGCACAGGTAGGTTTCGAAAATGCCGGTAATTTCGCCACGGCTTTTCGTGAACGCATGGGCATGCCCCCGTCTGACTATCGTGAGGCCACCCGGCACTTCGAGAACGAGCCGCTCACTTAG